AGAAGATTCGACAAGCGCGCCAACGGCAGACGTTGCTGCTGGCACGCGTGACGCGAGCGGACTCGGCCCGTCGAATCAATGCGGTGCTCGACCGCACCGGCAAACAATCGGCATTCGCACAGTTCCAACGGATGGAAGCGAAAGTCGATCGAGCCGAGGCGCTGGCTGAAGCGTACGACCGGATGGATGGTCGTGATCCGGACGTCGAAGAATTGGAACGGCAGTTTGCCGAGCAGCAACGGGCTGAGACGCTGCGGCAGGAACTGGAAACGTTACGTCAAACAATGGGATCTGGGGATTCAGCGCCATGATCGTCAAGTTGCTGCGTGATGCACAAACGAGGATGCGATCGTGGTGGCTTCACGATCGCATCCGAGTCTCGCCCCTTGAAGGAAAGTTGCTTCGAGTCCAGGCGGGCGACCTGGTTCAAGTGGGCCAGGCGCAGGCGGAAGTGGTGGAACGATCGGTCATCGACAATCCGGATGGTTGCACCTTGAGTCTGGCCTGCAGGACATCATCGGACCAGACACCATCTGGTGATGCCCTATTGCAAATCGAGCTGACACCCGAAGGAGACATCTCGGCGATTTTGTGGAAAGAGAACGATCGATGGCGCGAGTTGTCATCGATCGAGGTGGAGATCTGGTTGAGGAGTTGAGTGAGTGCTGGGGCCGATGTGTTGAGATCTCCCACGACGATCAAGGGAGGAATGTCCGCGAGCTGACGCTTCTTGGGTCGCCTCGTCATCATGGGAAGTGATGTCGATTCGTCTTCCCCTCTCGCATCCCCTCGTTACCAAGCTCCCGCTTGGTAACGCTTCCTACATGTCAGAAATGTCTACGGCGGCTCCTGGTGGCTTTCCTGCTCGACAGAAAACACAATCGTAAGAGGCGTTACCAAGCGGGAGCTTGGTAACGAGGGAGGAATCTGGGGGAGCACACGTGCTCCAATCCGCATGGTGATTGACTGGTAATCCTTCGATAACTTCTTCGGTAACGTACGAAGTTCAGCGAATTTCAAAGAGATCGCATGCTCGAAAATATGCAATTATGGGTCTTCGGCACAGCGGCCTTGATTGATACCGTTTTATTATTTGCATTGCTTGAGCGTCACAACTGGCGTGCCGTTACGATCTGGATGTTGCTGCTGGCTGTGGGAGTCTGGACCTGGCATGTCAGCTACTTCGTTTGGCAACTGGTCGGTCAGTCGGTGGGGCCCTTGGCCGATCCGATGCGTTGGTTTTCGATGCTTGCCATGGCGTTCGGGTTGTTGATGATGCCGAGTGCGGCGCTGCATGGCACCGCGCGTTTGTTGCGTCACGGGGAATTTCGCACGGGTGCTCTGCCCGATCCCAAGCTGATCTTGTGCTACCTGCCGCTACTGCTCTTGATGCCGATCAACAGTGCATTGGCCGTTGATCCAACGCGACCCTTTCTGGATCTGCTGGTTGAGTATCGGCTTCCGTATGTTGGCTGGCTGTGCCTGGTCAGCGGCGTGACGGCGTATGGGTTGTGGACGACATCCATGAACGCCGCCTATCTTCCGCTGCGACGGTTTTATCGTCTGCTCGCCGCCAGCATGGTTCTGACTGCGGGACTCACGGCGACGTTTATCGTCCTGCTTGACCGAGATCGTGATCCGAGTGTGGCGATTCTGTTGCAACCGTTCGTCAGCTTGCTGCCGATGATTCCAGTCATTCTGTTCGCCTATTTCGTGATGCGATTCCAGTTGCTGCCCTTTGTGCTCGAACGGACGCTGGTGTATGCCGCGGTGCTGACCGGGGCGATGCTCTTCCACCAGATCGTGTTGCAAGGTTTGATTTCCTCTGTGGGAGAGCGTTATCGCCTGAACCTGGGTGTTATCGAGGGCGCATTGGTCTTTCTGGCGATCATGCTCTACCAGCCGCTGCGCTATCGAGTGGCCGAGGCATTGCAGTCGCTGCTCGATTCTACGGGGGTTCGTCGAAACGAACGGCAGCGGTTGGCGGTGCAACTGGCGTCGCGGGCGGGTGACCCGGTGATCGAACTATTGAACTGGTTCGTGCCTGCGATGAAGCGGTCCTTCGGAAGTGATCTGGGAGCCGCATGGCTGTGTGATCGAGATGGGAGACTCATCGCGACGGCGGGATCGTCAGAGCTGCTTCGCGATGAAAACGTGGCGCCGATACTGTTGTCGATGGCGAAGGCGGATACGCAATTCGTCACGCGATACTCGGTGTCGAATCCGGCGATCGTCGAGTTTCTTGATCTGGTTCGAGCGGGCGCGCTGTTGCGGTTTCAACATGCGGAAGTCTCGGGGCTGTTTCTGATCGGGTGCCGACGATGGGGGCAGCCGCCCAGTAACGAGGATCTGCACGCCTTGGCACTATTGGTCGAACAATTCGGTGTCACACTGCACAATTCGCGGTTGATGGCCATTCAAGTGGCGGCGGAACATCGTGTGCTGCAGCAAGAGAAATTGTCGACCCTGGGACTGATCGCCAGTTCGCTGGCTCATGAAATCAAGAACCCGTTGTCGACGATCAAGACAATCACTCGTGTGATGGCCGAGGAACTGGGCCCTGACAGTCGTTATGCCGAAGATTTGCAGATGATCGGCGGCGAGATTGAACGGTTGACGGCCTCGGCTTCGGAATTGTTGTCGGCGGCTCGGCCCCCGCGGGGGGAGCAGCCAGCGATTCCCTTGCTGGAAGCCCTCAATCCGACGCTGCGTCTATTAGAATTCTTGGCGCGTGAACGCGAAGTCGAATTTCAAATTCGTTTCCCCGAGGAATCGATTCTGATGTCGATCGATCATGTGAATCTGCGCGAGATCGTTTTCAATCTGATTTCGAACGCGATCGACGCCGCCGGGCCACGTGGTCGTGTTCATTTTCATTGTCAGCGCGAGATGCAGCGACTGACATTGGAAGTGGGAGATACCGGCCCTGGGCTGTCGGCGGAGCAACAGGATCGACTGTTCGAGCCGTTTTTTACAACCAAATCGACGGGTACCGG
The window above is part of the Schlesneria paludicola DSM 18645 genome. Proteins encoded here:
- a CDS encoding sensor histidine kinase; translation: MLENMQLWVFGTAALIDTVLLFALLERHNWRAVTIWMLLLAVGVWTWHVSYFVWQLVGQSVGPLADPMRWFSMLAMAFGLLMMPSAALHGTARLLRHGEFRTGALPDPKLILCYLPLLLLMPINSALAVDPTRPFLDLLVEYRLPYVGWLCLVSGVTAYGLWTTSMNAAYLPLRRFYRLLAASMVLTAGLTATFIVLLDRDRDPSVAILLQPFVSLLPMIPVILFAYFVMRFQLLPFVLERTLVYAAVLTGAMLFHQIVLQGLISSVGERYRLNLGVIEGALVFLAIMLYQPLRYRVAEALQSLLDSTGVRRNERQRLAVQLASRAGDPVIELLNWFVPAMKRSFGSDLGAAWLCDRDGRLIATAGSSELLRDENVAPILLSMAKADTQFVTRYSVSNPAIVEFLDLVRAGALLRFQHAEVSGLFLIGCRRWGQPPSNEDLHALALLVEQFGVTLHNSRLMAIQVAAEHRVLQQEKLSTLGLIASSLAHEIKNPLSTIKTITRVMAEELGPDSRYAEDLQMIGGEIERLTASASELLSAARPPRGEQPAIPLLEALNPTLRLLEFLAREREVEFQIRFPEESILMSIDHVNLREIVFNLISNAIDAAGPRGRVHFHCQREMQRLTLEVGDTGPGLSAEQQDRLFEPFFTTKSTGTGLGLYIVARRVRESGGLIDCRSVVGQGTTFVLTLPYS